The proteins below are encoded in one region of Planctopirus limnophila DSM 3776:
- a CDS encoding ATP-dependent helicase codes for MTTDSPQTASPPSVPLADLSRWQQDLNPEQRAAAQAGPAPLLIIAGAGTGKTTTLVHRVAHLIATGIDPGEILLLTFTRRAAAEMIRRVEQLLAVAAKSPGIARIHGRHVVGGTFHAIATRHLREFGQYLGLDADFTILDRSDAEDLMNQLRSELDITRQEKRFPLKGTCVEIYSRCVNTRQPLSLVLKETFPWCAEHEAGLKALFQLFTQRKEEQRILDYDDLLLFWLALLQDSPAVPLLRQRYKAVLVDEYQDTNALQGEIVRALRPDGQGLTVVGDDAQSIYSFRAATIENILRFDQEYPGTNVLTLSQNYRSSPEILAASNLVMSLATEGRKKQLWTNRPPQGKPLLVNCRDDNEQSTLVAERILELREMGVSLKGQAVLFRASHHSATLEIELSRRNIPFIKFGGLKFVEAAHVKDAMAMLRLAENPRDIVSALRVLLLLPGIGPKTARQLTERLGSGSSAFEPWREHTPAAATKIHWPVFVALLRTLVKGGQTTTPLPLQLAQVRQFLAPLLEQKYDHAPARLRDLEQLEIIAARYESRSQFLAELTLDPPTSTQDFAQDPLLDEDWITLSTIHSAKGLEWDAVYVLHAADGNIPADMATRNPREIEEERRLFYVALTRAKTHLQVYHPQRYYFHGKNQSDRHSYSQRTRFLPDDILTAWQVVTPRIQEPASQTHIANGLTTADVRKKIGRMWE; via the coding sequence ATGACAACCGATTCCCCACAGACAGCCAGCCCTCCATCAGTTCCTTTAGCAGATCTTTCCCGTTGGCAGCAGGATCTCAATCCCGAGCAACGGGCCGCTGCTCAGGCTGGGCCGGCTCCACTGCTCATTATTGCCGGTGCCGGGACAGGCAAAACCACAACTCTCGTCCATCGGGTCGCTCATTTGATCGCTACAGGGATCGACCCTGGCGAAATCCTGCTGCTGACTTTCACTCGTCGAGCGGCTGCTGAAATGATCCGCCGGGTCGAGCAACTTCTCGCGGTGGCTGCAAAGTCGCCGGGCATTGCACGCATTCATGGTCGCCATGTCGTCGGTGGGACGTTCCATGCCATTGCCACCAGACATCTGCGTGAATTCGGTCAGTATCTCGGACTCGACGCCGACTTCACGATTCTCGATCGCAGTGACGCCGAAGATCTGATGAACCAGCTTCGCTCAGAACTCGACATCACACGCCAGGAAAAGCGGTTTCCTCTCAAAGGCACCTGTGTCGAAATCTATTCCCGCTGTGTTAATACCCGTCAGCCCTTAAGCCTCGTTCTGAAAGAGACTTTCCCGTGGTGTGCCGAGCATGAGGCCGGGCTTAAAGCCTTGTTTCAATTATTCACCCAGCGAAAGGAAGAGCAGCGGATCCTCGATTACGACGATCTCCTTCTTTTCTGGCTGGCACTCCTGCAGGATAGCCCTGCTGTCCCACTTTTAAGACAGCGGTACAAAGCTGTCCTTGTCGATGAATATCAGGACACCAATGCCCTGCAGGGCGAAATTGTACGGGCACTTCGTCCCGATGGTCAGGGTCTGACGGTCGTCGGAGATGACGCCCAGTCGATCTATTCGTTTCGAGCCGCCACGATTGAGAACATTCTCCGGTTCGATCAGGAATATCCCGGCACCAACGTCCTTACGCTCTCACAAAATTATCGCAGTTCTCCCGAGATTCTCGCAGCCAGTAATCTCGTGATGTCACTGGCGACCGAAGGCCGCAAAAAGCAACTATGGACCAACCGTCCACCACAAGGGAAGCCGCTACTCGTCAATTGCCGCGACGACAATGAGCAGAGCACACTGGTCGCCGAGCGCATTCTGGAACTGCGAGAAATGGGGGTTTCCCTCAAAGGACAGGCCGTCCTTTTTCGTGCTTCGCATCACAGCGCCACTCTCGAAATTGAACTCTCTCGCCGAAATATTCCCTTCATCAAGTTTGGCGGGCTGAAGTTCGTCGAAGCAGCTCATGTGAAAGATGCCATGGCCATGCTGAGGCTGGCCGAAAATCCGCGAGACATTGTCTCCGCACTGCGTGTGTTATTGCTGCTGCCCGGGATTGGCCCTAAAACGGCCCGTCAACTGACAGAACGCCTGGGATCAGGGAGTTCTGCCTTTGAACCCTGGCGCGAACATACCCCAGCCGCAGCGACGAAAATTCATTGGCCGGTCTTTGTGGCTCTGTTACGGACGTTGGTCAAAGGTGGTCAAACCACAACTCCTCTTCCCCTGCAACTCGCGCAGGTTCGCCAGTTTCTCGCTCCCCTGTTAGAACAGAAGTACGATCACGCACCCGCTCGCCTGCGCGATCTTGAACAACTCGAAATCATTGCCGCCCGGTATGAATCCCGCAGTCAATTTCTCGCAGAACTGACTCTCGACCCACCCACTTCCACGCAGGATTTTGCTCAAGACCCACTGCTCGATGAAGACTGGATCACACTCTCAACGATTCATTCTGCGAAAGGTCTTGAATGGGATGCCGTCTATGTTCTGCATGCGGCTGACGGAAACATCCCGGCCGATATGGCGACACGCAACCCGCGCGAAATCGAAGAAGAGCGCCGCCTGTTTTACGTCGCTCTCACGCGCGCGAAAACGCATCTGCAGGTTTATCATCCACAGCGATATTACTTTCACGGCAAGAATCAGTCAGACCGCCACAGCTACTCCCAGCGCACCCGCTTCCTGCCGGATGACATTCTGACAGCCTGGCAAGTCGTCACACCCCGCATTCAAGAGCCTGCAAGTCAAACCCACATCGCCAACGGACTGACAACCGCCGATGTCCGCAAAAAAATCGGCCGCATGTGGGAATAA
- a CDS encoding acyl-CoA thioesterase: MPHFSTQRRVEFYETDMAGIVHFSNFFRYMEQAEHEFFRSLGLKISGKTAEGIEIGWPRVACQCDYRAPARYEEVITIDVTIIRQTTRSLTMSYVFSRDGKILASGEMTTVCCTMQEGALKAIEIPPSYLDRLPAVNFAGTSNDAP, encoded by the coding sequence ATGCCGCATTTCTCGACCCAGCGCCGAGTGGAGTTCTATGAAACCGATATGGCCGGAATTGTCCACTTCTCCAATTTCTTCCGGTACATGGAGCAGGCCGAGCACGAATTCTTTCGCTCGTTAGGGCTGAAGATTTCAGGAAAGACGGCCGAAGGGATCGAGATCGGCTGGCCGCGAGTGGCTTGCCAATGCGATTACCGGGCGCCGGCCCGGTATGAAGAAGTCATCACCATCGATGTGACCATTATCCGGCAGACGACGCGCTCGCTCACCATGAGTTACGTTTTCTCGCGAGATGGCAAAATCCTGGCCAGCGGCGAAATGACCACGGTCTGCTGTACGATGCAGGAAGGGGCCTTAAAAGCCATTGAGATTCCCCCTTCGTATCTCGATCGACTTCCCGCTGTGAATTTTGCCGGCACTTCAAACGATGCTCCATAA